From a single Bacillus kexueae genomic region:
- the gyrB gene encoding DNA topoisomerase (ATP-hydrolyzing) subunit B, translated as MEQKQEHTTYDENQIQVLEGLEAVRKRPGMYIGSTTAKGLHHLVWEIVDNSIDEALAGYCTDIDVSIEKDNSITVRDNGRGIPVGIHEKMGRPAVEVIMTVLHAGGKFGGGGYKVSGGLHGVGASVVNALSTELEVTVHRDGKVHYQKFERGVPCEDLKVIGETEITGTIVHFKPDPEIFQETTVYDYDTLANRLRELAFLNRGIKITIADNREENGRKNEYHYEGGIKSYVEHLNRTKEVLHEEPIYIEGEKDGITVEVSLQYNDGYTSNIYSFANNIHTYEGGTHESGFKTGLTRVINDYARKNGIFKESDQNLTGEDVREGLTAIVSVKHPDPQFEGQTKTKLGNSEARQITDSVFSEAFETFLLENPQEAKKIVEKGLMAARARLAAKKARELTRRKSALEISNLPGKLADCSSKDPSISELYVVEGDSAGGSAKQGRDRHFQAILPLRGKIINVEKARLDKILSNNEVRSIITALGTGIGEDFDISKARYHKIVIMTDADVDGAHIRTLLLTFFYRYMREIIESGYVYIAQPPLYKIQQGKRIEYAYNDRQLDEILNQLPEQPKPGIQRYKGLGEMNPEQLWETTMDPETRTLLQVTLEDAIEADETFEILMGDKVEPRRHFIEENARYVKNLDI; from the coding sequence ATGGAACAAAAACAGGAACATACAACGTATGATGAGAATCAGATACAAGTTTTAGAAGGTTTAGAGGCCGTTCGAAAAAGACCAGGAATGTATATTGGATCTACGACTGCAAAAGGTCTACATCACCTTGTCTGGGAAATTGTTGATAATAGTATTGATGAGGCGCTTGCGGGATATTGTACGGATATTGATGTTTCTATCGAAAAGGATAACAGTATTACAGTAAGAGATAATGGTCGTGGAATTCCTGTTGGTATCCATGAAAAAATGGGGCGTCCAGCAGTCGAAGTTATTATGACGGTTCTACATGCTGGAGGAAAATTCGGTGGCGGCGGTTATAAAGTATCTGGTGGATTACACGGGGTAGGTGCATCCGTGGTAAACGCCCTTTCAACTGAGTTAGAAGTGACTGTTCACCGAGATGGAAAAGTACATTATCAAAAGTTTGAGCGAGGCGTACCTTGTGAAGATTTAAAAGTCATTGGAGAAACCGAAATTACTGGAACAATTGTACACTTTAAGCCGGATCCTGAAATTTTCCAAGAAACGACGGTTTATGATTATGACACACTAGCCAATCGTCTAAGAGAATTAGCTTTCTTAAATCGTGGAATTAAAATTACGATCGCGGATAATCGTGAAGAGAATGGACGGAAAAATGAGTATCATTACGAAGGCGGAATTAAATCGTATGTTGAGCATTTAAACCGCACAAAAGAAGTATTGCATGAGGAACCGATTTATATCGAGGGTGAAAAAGATGGAATTACCGTTGAGGTTTCTCTTCAATACAATGACGGATATACAAGTAATATTTACTCATTTGCCAATAATATTCACACGTATGAAGGAGGAACCCATGAGTCCGGGTTCAAGACTGGCCTCACACGTGTCATTAATGACTATGCTCGAAAGAACGGCATTTTTAAAGAGAGCGATCAAAACTTAACAGGTGAGGACGTTCGCGAAGGGTTAACAGCGATTGTGTCTGTTAAACACCCAGACCCGCAATTTGAGGGACAGACAAAAACGAAACTTGGAAACTCTGAGGCCCGTCAAATTACGGATTCCGTTTTCTCGGAAGCCTTTGAAACTTTCTTGTTGGAAAATCCGCAAGAAGCGAAGAAAATCGTCGAAAAAGGATTAATGGCAGCTCGTGCACGTTTAGCTGCGAAGAAGGCTCGAGAACTTACAAGACGTAAGAGTGCACTTGAGATTTCGAATTTACCTGGTAAACTAGCCGATTGCTCATCAAAGGATCCGTCTATTTCTGAATTATATGTGGTAGAGGGAGACTCAGCAGGTGGATCCGCTAAGCAAGGTCGTGACCGCCATTTCCAAGCAATTTTACCTTTGAGAGGTAAAATCATAAACGTTGAAAAAGCCCGTTTAGATAAAATTTTATCCAACAACGAGGTTCGTTCAATTATTACTGCTTTAGGTACAGGAATTGGTGAAGACTTTGATATTTCAAAAGCTCGATATCATAAAATTGTTATTATGACCGATGCTGATGTTGATGGCGCTCATATCCGTACCCTTCTTCTAACGTTCTTCTATCGATACATGAGAGAGATTATCGAAAGCGGGTATGTGTACATTGCTCAGCCACCTTTATACAAAATTCAGCAAGGAAAGCGTATAGAGTACGCATACAATGACCGTCAGCTGGATGAAATTTTAAATCAATTACCAGAACAGCCAAAGCCAGGAATTCAACGGTATAAAGGACTTGGAGAAATGAATCCTGAGCAGTTATGGGAAACGACAATGGATCCTGAAACGCGTACGCTTCTTCAAGTCACATTGGAAGATGCGATTGAAGCGGACGAAACGTTTGAAATTTTAATGGGTGATAAAGTTGAACCGCGCCGTCATTTTATCGAGGAAAATGCGCGGTATGTAAAAAATCTTGATATTTAA
- the gyrA gene encoding DNA gyrase subunit A yields the protein MSENKKPQVREVNISQEMRSSFLDYAMSVIVSRALPDVRDGLKPVHRRILYAMHDLGMTSDKPYKKSARIVGDVIGKYHPHGDSAVYDTMVRMAQDFNYRYMLVDGHGNFGSVDGDAAAAMRYTEARMSKISMELLRDINKDTIDYQDNYDGSEKEPVVLPARFPNLLVNGASGIAVGMATNIPPHQLGEVIDGVLALSQEPDLTIAELMEIIPGPDFPTAGQIIGRSGIRKAYETGRGSITVRAKVEIEEKANGKQSIIVTELPFQVNKAKLIEKIADLVRDKKIEGITDLRDESDRNGLRIVIELRKDANANVLLNNLYKQTALQTSFGINMLALVNGEPKVLNLKQVLLHYLDHQKVVIRRRTQFELKKAEARAHILEGLRIALDHLDEVINLIRSSQTTDIARQGLMDKFSLSEKQAQAILDMRLQRLTGLEREKIEGEYQELIKLIAELKAILASEEKVLEIIREELTEIKERFNDERRTEIIVSGVESIEDEDLIPQENIVITLTHNGYIKRLPVSTYRSQKRGGRGIQGMGTNEDDFVEHLLTTSTHDTILFFTNKGKVYRAKGYEIPEFGRTAKGIPIVNLLEIDRDEWINTIIPIQEFADDWYLFFTTKDGICKRSPLSQFANIRTSGLIALTLRDEDELISVHLTDGTKDVVIGTKKGMLIRFPETDVRSMGRTAAGVKGISLDDEDHVVGMEVLEENVDVLIVTENGYGKRTNEQEYRIQSRGGKGLKTCNITEKNGFVVAVKAVTGEEDLMLVTATGVIIRMDVNDISTMGRNTVGVKLIKLGEDEFVSTVALVDKDDSESEEEETEEIES from the coding sequence ATGTCAGAAAACAAAAAGCCTCAAGTTCGTGAAGTGAATATTAGCCAAGAAATGCGATCATCTTTCTTAGATTATGCGATGAGCGTTATCGTATCTCGTGCTTTACCTGATGTTCGAGATGGGTTAAAGCCTGTACATAGAAGGATTCTATATGCCATGCATGATTTAGGAATGACAAGCGATAAGCCTTACAAAAAGTCGGCTCGTATTGTCGGTGACGTCATCGGTAAATACCATCCTCACGGTGATTCTGCTGTTTACGATACAATGGTACGTATGGCGCAAGACTTTAACTATCGCTACATGCTTGTAGACGGACACGGAAACTTCGGTTCAGTAGATGGAGACGCAGCAGCAGCAATGCGTTATACTGAAGCTCGCATGTCCAAGATTTCAATGGAATTACTTCGTGACATTAACAAGGACACGATTGATTACCAAGATAACTATGATGGATCTGAGAAAGAGCCTGTTGTCCTACCGGCTCGCTTTCCGAATTTGCTTGTGAATGGAGCGTCAGGAATTGCGGTAGGTATGGCGACAAACATTCCTCCGCATCAATTAGGCGAGGTCATTGACGGGGTTTTAGCTCTTAGTCAAGAGCCTGATTTGACGATTGCAGAACTTATGGAAATCATTCCGGGCCCAGACTTCCCGACTGCCGGACAAATTATTGGTAGAAGCGGCATTCGCAAAGCTTATGAGACAGGTAGAGGAAGCATCACAGTTCGAGCAAAAGTGGAAATTGAAGAAAAAGCTAATGGTAAACAATCGATTATTGTAACAGAGCTTCCATTCCAAGTGAACAAAGCAAAGCTTATTGAAAAAATTGCAGACCTTGTTCGCGACAAGAAAATTGAAGGAATTACAGATTTACGCGATGAATCAGACCGAAACGGCTTACGAATCGTGATTGAACTTAGAAAAGATGCTAACGCTAATGTCTTACTCAACAATCTATACAAACAAACAGCGTTACAAACATCATTTGGTATTAACATGTTAGCTCTCGTAAACGGGGAGCCGAAAGTATTAAACTTAAAGCAAGTATTACTACACTATTTAGACCATCAAAAAGTTGTGATTCGTCGTCGTACACAATTTGAACTGAAGAAAGCGGAAGCGCGTGCGCATATTTTAGAAGGCTTACGGATTGCATTAGATCACTTAGATGAAGTGATTAACTTAATTCGTAGCTCACAAACGACAGATATTGCTCGTCAAGGTTTAATGGATAAATTCTCGTTATCTGAGAAGCAAGCTCAAGCGATTTTAGACATGCGTCTCCAACGCTTAACAGGGTTAGAGCGGGAAAAAATCGAAGGAGAATATCAGGAGCTAATTAAATTAATTGCTGAGTTAAAAGCGATTTTAGCAAGTGAAGAAAAAGTGTTAGAAATTATTCGCGAAGAATTAACTGAGATTAAAGAACGCTTCAATGATGAGCGCCGTACAGAAATTATTGTTTCAGGCGTGGAATCAATAGAAGATGAAGACTTAATCCCACAAGAGAATATCGTCATTACGCTCACTCATAACGGATACATTAAACGTCTACCGGTATCTACATACCGTAGCCAAAAGCGTGGCGGAAGAGGTATTCAAGGAATGGGTACGAATGAAGATGATTTTGTAGAACATTTACTAACGACAAGTACGCATGATACAATCCTATTCTTTACGAATAAAGGAAAGGTATACCGTGCTAAAGGGTATGAAATCCCTGAGTTCGGACGTACTGCAAAAGGAATTCCAATCGTAAATTTACTCGAGATTGACCGAGATGAGTGGATTAACACGATTATTCCAATTCAAGAATTTGCGGATGATTGGTATCTATTCTTCACAACAAAAGATGGTATTTGTAAACGATCGCCTCTTTCTCAATTTGCTAACATTCGTACGAGTGGGTTAATTGCCCTTACCCTTCGTGACGAAGACGAATTAATTTCTGTCCATTTAACAGATGGAACGAAAGATGTTGTAATCGGAACGAAAAAAGGAATGTTAATTCGTTTCCCAGAGACAGACGTCAGATCGATGGGACGTACAGCGGCAGGAGTGAAGGGAATTAGCCTGGATGACGAAGATCATGTCGTAGGTATGGAAGTTCTAGAAGAGAATGTTGATGTCTTAATTGTTACAGAAAACGGATACGGAAAACGAACAAACGAACAAGAATACCGAATTCAAAGTCGGGGCGGAAAAGGATTAAAGACATGTAACATTACAGAGAAAAACGGTTTCGTTGTTGCTGTAAAGGCAGTAACAGGAGAAGAGGACTTAATGCTTGTTACGGCAACTGGAGTAATCATCCGAATGGACGTCAATGATATCTCTACGATGGGGCGTAATACGGTTGGGGTAAAATTAATCAAACTAGGAGAAGACGAATTTGTTTCCACAGTTGCTTTAGTAGACAAAGATGATAGTGAATCGGAAGAAGAGGAAACAGAGGAAATAGAATCTTAA